In the Enterococcus saigonensis genome, one interval contains:
- a CDS encoding TPM domain-containing protein, which yields MKNFYSCFSFIITAFFFLIALPAYGALENVEDQANVFQTEQLTQLNQEAEKLEEKIKGGIYIVTTDTNEKQPRTFANEYLRDKVGNNQNGAVFLIDLNQREMYIATSGNMIDYLTDSRREALFDKVSSEMSGGDYYAASKIFLEQMTNYVDEGVPGGHYRIDEKTGKISYYKTITLLEGIIAFALALVGSVAFFIIVKSRYQLKLGTYKYPFRQNTQLELTENENRLINSFVTTRRIPKNNPSSGGGGSSTNSSGGGTFGGGGRGF from the coding sequence ATGAAAAACTTTTATAGCTGTTTTTCTTTCATTATTACTGCTTTCTTTTTTTTAATTGCGTTACCCGCTTATGGTGCACTAGAGAATGTAGAAGATCAAGCAAATGTCTTCCAAACAGAGCAACTAACTCAATTAAATCAAGAAGCTGAAAAATTAGAGGAAAAGATAAAAGGCGGTATTTACATTGTTACAACAGATACCAATGAGAAACAACCGCGTACCTTTGCCAACGAGTATTTACGTGACAAAGTAGGAAATAATCAAAACGGCGCCGTTTTTTTAATTGATCTAAACCAACGAGAAATGTATATTGCAACCTCAGGAAATATGATTGATTATTTAACTGATAGTCGTCGAGAAGCACTGTTTGATAAAGTCAGCTCTGAGATGAGTGGTGGTGATTATTACGCTGCAAGTAAGATATTTTTAGAACAGATGACAAACTATGTAGATGAAGGTGTTCCTGGGGGACATTATCGTATTGATGAAAAGACTGGTAAAATTTCGTATTATAAAACTATTACACTATTGGAAGGAATAATCGCCTTTGCTTTAGCTTTAGTAGGAAGTGTTGCTTTTTTCATTATTGTCAAATCGCGCTATCAACTAAAGTTAGGAACTTATAAATATCCTTTCCGGCAAAATACACAGCTGGAACTAACTGAAAATGAAAATCGCTTAATCAATTCCTTTGTCACTACAAGACGTATCCCTAAAAATAATCCGAGTAGTGGTGGTGGCGGCAGCAGTACCAATTCTAGCGGCGGTGGCACTTTTGGAGGTGGCGGTCGAGGCTTTTAA
- a CDS encoding TFIIB-type zinc ribbon-containing protein: MDALTHKCPNCNGALTFNPDDQQFHCPYCGSVFTVDELSAFEAKQKSTLDIAEKKTEVKDVSNATESNSSTDTVIDDLDTSEEIGAKNMELYLCPNCGAEIVTDATTAATYCYYCHNPVVLQGRLSGEFLPDKVLPFAISKEKATADFLNWAQKKFFVPKDFFSASQVEKLTGVYFPYWQVDAKGNGSLMGNGTSIRVWIIGDIEYTETKQYAISRKGNLTFKGLVKNALTKNTPQKMVASVQPFPLEKAVTFQNQYLAGFQAEKRDIEYDTLKDEVMAELADYGEKKLQETVGSYATFTKTQHDLNLTETKTSYLLLPVWLVTYRSSESTEKIFYYAMNGQTGKVSGILPISYKKLGLVSAGIFLGLFLLFLLGGYFL; the protein is encoded by the coding sequence ATGGACGCCTTAACCCATAAATGTCCCAATTGTAATGGGGCATTAACTTTTAATCCAGATGATCAGCAGTTTCACTGCCCTTATTGTGGTAGTGTCTTTACTGTCGACGAACTAAGCGCCTTTGAGGCAAAACAAAAAAGTACGCTTGATATAGCAGAAAAGAAAACTGAGGTAAAAGATGTCTCTAATGCAACAGAGTCAAATAGTAGTACTGACACTGTGATAGATGATCTAGATACTTCAGAAGAAATAGGCGCTAAAAATATGGAACTATACCTTTGTCCCAATTGTGGTGCTGAAATTGTGACAGATGCTACTACTGCAGCAACTTATTGTTATTATTGCCATAATCCTGTCGTTCTACAAGGGCGCCTATCCGGTGAATTCTTACCAGACAAAGTTTTACCCTTTGCTATTAGTAAAGAAAAAGCTACTGCAGACTTTTTGAATTGGGCTCAAAAAAAATTCTTTGTACCAAAAGATTTTTTTTCAGCAAGTCAAGTAGAAAAGTTGACTGGTGTTTATTTTCCTTACTGGCAAGTTGACGCAAAAGGTAATGGCAGTTTGATGGGAAATGGTACTTCTATTCGAGTCTGGATTATAGGTGATATTGAATATACGGAAACAAAACAATATGCCATCAGTCGTAAGGGAAACCTCACTTTTAAGGGACTTGTAAAAAACGCGTTGACAAAAAACACACCACAAAAAATGGTTGCAAGCGTTCAACCGTTTCCACTTGAAAAAGCAGTAACATTTCAAAATCAATACCTTGCCGGCTTTCAAGCTGAAAAACGGGATATTGAATATGATACTTTAAAAGACGAGGTAATGGCAGAATTAGCTGATTACGGTGAGAAAAAATTGCAAGAAACAGTAGGTAGTTACGCAACATTTACTAAAACACAACACGATCTCAATTTAACAGAAACTAAGACTTCTTATTTGTTATTGCCAGTTTGGCTCGTTACCTATCGCAGTTCAGAGTCAACTGAAAAGATCTTTTATTATGCTATGAATGGACAGACTGGAAAAGTCAGCGGTATTTTGCCTATTAGTTACAAAAAATTGGGACTTGTATCGGCAGGTATCTTTTTAGGTCTATTCTTGTTGTTTTTATTAGGAGGGTATTTCCTATGA